GTTTCATAACCGATACCTGAACTAGCCCCTGTAATTACAGTATACTTCATAAAAACTCCTCCTATATAAATTCATAATTAACTATATATTTAATTATAATTGTTAGAGTTTACTCTAAGTCAAATGTTATTTATAATATTATTATAGAAAATAGTAAGATGATGTAACTTTAATATTATACAATGTTATGGAGGGTTTTATGTACACCATAAGCGAGGTAGCTAAATTATTAGGTGTTAGTACACATACATTAAGGTATTATGAAAAAGAAAATATAATCATTCCAAATCGGAATGAGAACAAAGAAAGGGTATATACTGAATCTCACCTTAATTGGTTGAAATTTGTTATGAAGTTAAAAGAAACACAGATGCCTATTGCACAAATAAGAGCATATGCTAGGTTATTTAAAGAAGGGGAACAAACTACCCAAGCACGTTTAGAGTTATTAGAAAATCATCAGGTATCCATTCAAAATCAAATAAAAAACTTGTTAACTACCGAAAAAATGTTAGAAGATAAAATCATGGCATATAAAGATTTTATTAACCAACAAGATATGACTCATAACCAATAAATTTAAAAGGAGAATGAAAAATGTCGGAAATGAGCCAATTAGTAAAAAAACAAAAACAATTTTATTTCTCAGGGGAAACAAAAGATATTAATTTTAGATTGAATGCCTTAAATAAATTTAAAAATGCAATCATTGAAAATGAATCTAAAATTAATGCAGCATTAAAGGAAGATTTAAATAAATCAGTAACTGATACTTATTTATCTGAAATAGGTTTTGTTTTACAAGAAATATCTGATATAACAAAAGGACTTCATTCTTGGGTGAAGCCCAAAAGAGTTAAAACCCCTATTTCTCACTTTGGTTCCTCAAGTTATCGACTCCCAGAACCATACGGAGTTACCCTAACAATAGCTCCTTGGAATTATCCATTCCAACTTGCTGTTGCACCAATTTTAGGTGCTATTGCTGCTGGCAATACTGTCATATTAAAACCTTCTGAATTAACACCAGCAGTATCTCACTTACTCAAAGAACTTATATCCTCTACATTTGATGAAAATTATATAGCTGTTGTTGAAGGAGGAGTGGAAACGAGCACACAATTATTAAAAGAACCCTTTGATTATATTTTCTTCACTGGCAGCGTTCCTGTGGGAAAAATTGTCATGGAGGCAGCATCTAAAAATTTAACACCTATTACGTTAGAGCTTGGTGGCAAAAGCCCTGTAATAGTGGATGAAACAGCTAACTTAAAACTAGCTGCAAAACGAATAGTTTGGGGTAAGTTCTTTAATGCGGGACAAACGTGTGTTGCCCCAGATTATATGCTCGTACATCATTCTATAAAAGATGAACTTATGATAAAAATGAAAGAAACGATTAAGGAATTTTATACTGAGCAACCTCTCTCTAATGAAAACTATACTCATATAGTAAATGTTCGCCATTTTAATCGCTTGGCAAGTTATTTAACTGATGGGAAAATCGTACAAGGCGGAAAAGTGAACAATGATTTACATGTCATTGAACCAACAATAATTGACGAAATCACTTGGGATGATCCTATCATGCAGGATGAAATTTTTGGTCCAATACTACCTGTTATGGAATATAACAATGTGGACGAAATAATTAATATGATAAATAATCGACCAAAACCGTTAGCTCTCTATGTATTTTCAGAAAGCAAACAGATTCAAGATCAAATCATTAACAATGTATCATATGGTGGTGGTTGCATTAACGATACTATGTATCACATTGCTACCCCACATCTTCCGTTTGGAGGAGTTGGTCATAGTGGAGTAGGTGCTTATCATGGTAAACATAGCTTTGAAACATTTTCACATATTAAAAGTATCTTAAAACAAACAACGTTGTTTGATTTGCCATTTAGATATCCGACTATGAAAAACGGATTAAAGTATGCTAAAAAAATATTTAAGTAATAAAATATGTAGAACCATCTTCTAAGGAGTAGACCATGATAAAACAGTTATTAATAACTATTATAGTTGGGGTACTAATGGGATTAATAGGTGGAATATTCGAAATCCCACTATGGATTATTCTAAGCATTACAGGATTGATAATGATATCAATCTCAATTCTACCTACAATAATAACTATTTACTTAACAAAAGATATGGAACAAGTAAAAAAGTTTTTAAAAAACAGCAAAAACCCAATTTATTATTTTTTCCACGCCTTACTTAATGATCTTGAGCTTGAAGCGGAAGAAGCGATTACAAAAATAGAAAAGAAGTATAAAAATTCAAAATGGCCTTCTTTATACAAAATATACTATGCTTATAATAAAAGAGATTTTTTAACAATTGAAAACCTGTTAAGTAACATCAGACATGAATCTATTAAGAAATATTATGAGAGCTTATTAGCTATTGAACACAACCAAATCGAGAAAGCTCAAGAAATGGTGAAAGAGCTTTCAAAACCATGGATGAAAGAAGTTGTACTTAGTGAATTAAGTAGAAAACGAGGGAATACTATTGAATCTGTTAAACATATTGATAATGCAATTGAAAGTACTAAAGGACTACAAAGACTTTCTCTTATAAAATATAAAGAACAAAACTTTTAAATTAAGAAATGGACTGGTTTTTATGAGAATCTTAGCAATAGTTTAACATACACAATTTAAGCACCTACTTGTAGGTGCTTTTTTTTGAAAATAACAATATTAATTTAGATTTATTGTATCCTTAAAAGAACCTTTCTGAATATTGAAAGAATAGTGTTTTTAATTACATCTCATTTTAAAAATCTCTCTGTGATTTCAACCATACGTTCTTGATTAACCCCCATATCAGAATATCCAGTTCTTGAAGCTGACCTAAAATGAATTAACTTCCGTTGATCATCAAGATAGAATTCAACATCGTCTACAAAACGAAATATCTTTGTAGTAAAGGTTACATGTAAATAGTTAGAGTCTTGAATAATGATTTTAGTTCCAAACATTTCATTTATGACTTGTATCATTTTCTCCATCGCTTCTTCATTTGTCGTTATGTAAGGAATGGGCTCCATTTTCTTAGTATGATCATCCGTCTGAGTAGAGACACAATTAGGTGACTCTGGACATTCAGCTAGTTTTCCATTTTTAACTTTACTCATTGATGGTTCAGTAAATTGATTGTACAAAATTAATGCCGCGTAAAGAACTAAAGTAGTAATTAGTACTATCACTAAAAGCTTCTTTGTCATCTTTTTATTCCTTTCTTTTTATGACCACTAAAAATATATATAACATAAATGATAGAAATCTCCAATTTATCTTTAGTTAAACATCCAAAATTTGAAAAGATGATATGATTAAAACAACTCTTTGAAAATATCATTAAAAAGGAGAAGGAATTTGGACTAAGGTATGTATTTTCTTCGTTGTCATATTTTATAACTGCAATTGCTTTTTAGGAAAATAGCAACATTAACAATTTAGGTTTTATGGTATTATAAATCTTATATTGTATGAGGCTGGAAGGTGATATTAAATAATGAAACTCAAACAAATCTTGATATCTTTATTATATGTTATTACGATGTTAGTACTTACTGTTTCATGTAATTACATAGAAGAACCTGATATTTCAATTGAAGTTCAAGTATCAGAGTTGAGTGAAGAAGAATTTGAACATGTTGGAACATATGGATTAGACAATCCTAGCATAAATGATTTTCGAAAGTTTACATTTAATCTTGAAATGAATCATTCATATGAAATCACTCGAAAAATTGAATTTCCTTCGTTTTGGACGGATATATGGAAAAAATCAATTGACTCAATTGATGATAAAGATCGGTATTGGTTTGGAAAAGGACATTCACAGGTTAATGAAAGTGAACAATTTACAAAATACTATAGAGAATTTGTATTCTACTCAAATGGATTAAGTGAAGAGGAAATTAAAGCTGCATTTAATTCTATTAATTTTACGATATCTTGGGAAACAAAAGAAGGATTTATGATGAGAAATGATTACATAGCTGGTGATTTAATTGAATTTGTTGGATTACTATTATAGAAGTATGGTGGTATCTATTGTGACAAAAAAGATATAGGAGCAAACTAGATGAAAATAGTTCCAGATATAGTACAAGTGATTCTAAACGAGTACATATCGTTGTTTAATAAACATTTTCCAAATACGCTCGAAGGATTATATTTACACGGATCAATAGTTCTGAACGCTTTTGTTGATAATTCAAGTGATATTGATTTCATAACTGTTGTGAATAGAAATTTAGTCAAAATTGATTTAGAACTACTATCTGAAATTCACAACAAAATTGCTTTAAAATATAAACATCCCAAATTAGATGGAGTATATATTCTTTGGGAGGATATGGGAAAACTAGAATCGGATGATAACAGTTATGCCTATTACAATGGAGGTAAGTTAAGTGTTGGAACATACTTTAACTTTAATCCTGTTACTTGGTGGACATTAAAATCTAAAGGGATTAAACATAATGGGACCCGATATCAGAACAGTGAATCTTAATACAGAAACAGATCAACTAATTTCTTTTGTAATAAAAAATATGAATCATTATTGGACCCCCAGAATACAAAGGATTGAAAATTCAATTGAAGAACTAATTAAATTGTCTACTAAAGAGATTGATTGTGAAATTGAATGGTCCGTGCTTGGATTGTTAAGACAATACTATACCTTAAAAGAACAAGATATCATATCAAAACTTGGTGCAGGAGAGTATGCGATGCAGTACTTTTCAGGAAAATGGCTTAACATGATTAAAGAAGCTGTAAACATTCGAACAGGTCAAAAAGAGATCTTTTTTCATTCTGAAGAAGAACGAATAAAAACAGCAATTGATTTTTCAAAATACATAATTAGTTACTGTAATAATAATTTCAATCAAGCAAAAATAGGGGAGAGGTTATAATCTATTTTTAAATAAAATAAAAGAGTCGTGAGGAAGGTGGTGGGAAGACCTCAACGACTCATAACCCAAGAGAAAGACAATCCAGCTTTTAGCTGTACAGGTAGTATACACCAACTTACAAAATTTGTAAAGATTATAAAAATGATACTTTATTTTTCCATTAATCTTGCATCGTAAACCTTCACATCTAGAGGGGCTGTTAAGTATTCACTCGCTTTCCCAACAAATGCTGTAAAATGTTTACTCGTATTATGACTCTGAATAGCTTCAGCATCTTTCCATTCTTCAACCATCATATACACATTTTCTTTTTCTGTGTCTTTCATTAATTGATATGAAATGTTACCACTTTCTGCTCTAGAGTCCTTAATTAGAGATTGAATTTCCTCCTTAAAATCTTGTTCTTTCTTGGAGTTTACATGAAGAACTGCGTGAATCATGATCATGACCATTATCCTCTCATTTATAGATTGTTTCCTGTATTTTCTGTTTGTTAATTAATATTTATACAGAGAAACTACAGTACAACTACTATCTTATTTAAATGTATTCCAAGTTGTCACTTCATCAAGTGGTAAGCGATTTTTCCCAAAACCTGCTTTTTCAGCTTTTCCAAGGGCAATTAACATTACTGGAGAAAGATTCTCAGGAATATTAAATGCTTCGATAAACTGATCCTTATCAAAACCACCCATTGGAACCGTATCATATCCTTTTGCTTTCGCAGCTAACATGAGTTGCATAGATACTAAGCCACCATCAATCATAGTAACTCGCATCGCATTTTCATGGGATAGGTTTCCATAGTGAGAATTAATTTGATTCACATAGAAGTCTTTAGTTTCTTCTGGAATTGCTCCTATTTTCACTAAATTACCATAAATCTCCTCAGCATTTTTATATGCTTCTAAATCTCCTAACACAGCTATAACCGCAGATGAATCAACGACTTGTTGTTGGTTTGCTGCAATTGGTAGTAATTTTTCTTGTAATTCTTGATTGTGAATCACAAGGAATCTCCATGGCTGTAAATTGCTAGATGAGGGGGCCAGGATAGCCGTCTCTAAAATTTCTCTAATTTCACTTTCATCTATTTTAAACTCAGAATCATAAAAACGAACTGAGCTTCTTTCTTTTGCAATAGTGAAGAAATTTTGGTCCGTTAACTCTATGGGTTCACCAGCATTCTTTTTGTTTTCTTGAACTTTATTTAAGTATTCTTCATTATTTTGTGCCATTTTTATTTCTCCTTTAATTATGAATTATCATGAACTGTAATAAGAACTTTTACAGTATATAATATTAACTGTAATATTGTCAACTACAGATTATGAAAAAGTAACTTGATTGACATAGAGGCAGCGTATAAGTTATAATTATTTCCAATTTAAAGCGCACAAATTTGATGACGAGAACAAGTATTTTATGATTCTGTTCCCCAGAGAGCTGGTATATGGTGAAAGCCAGTGTTCAGAGCATAATTGAAAATCCTCTCCGAGAAGTCAAGCTGAAATGAATTAAGCTTGAACGGGAGTCTACCGTTAAAAGGAACGCGTATGATTGTACGTTGCTAAGTGCTATTGATGAACGGACTGTTTTCAATAGAATTAGGGTGGTATCGCGGTTAAACCCGTCCCTTATAAAGGGGCGGGTTTTTGTGTGCTTTTTAAATAAATTTTTAGGAGCGATATCTAATGAAACAAGAAAATGTTAAAGAAACGGTTCAACAACGAGAAGAACGAGTCAGAAAACAATGGTCTGAAGAAAATACTTTTAAAAAATCTATAGACAATAGAGAAGGGAAACCCTCCTTTGTATTTTATGAAGGACCACCTACTGCAAATGGATTACCGCATGTTGGTCACGCACTAGGTCGAACAATTAAGGACGTTGTTGCAAGATATAAAACGATGACAGGACATCAGGTCATGAGAAAAGCAGGGTGGGATACTCATGGATTGCCTGTTGAATTAGGAGTAGAAAAAGAATTAGGTATCTCAGGTAAAAATGAAATCGAAAATTATGGCGTTGAAGCTTTTATAGAGAAATGCAAAGAAAGTGTTTTTAAATATGAAAAACATTGGAGAGATTTTACTGAACAACTGGGTTACTGGGTAGACATGGATAATCCATATGTAACATTAGAAAATGAATACATTGAAAGTGTATGGAATATCCTTGGAACGGTTCATGAAAAAGGCTTGCTTAATAAAGGGCATCGAGTTTCTCCTTATTGTCCGAGTTGTCAGACATCCCTTAGTTCTCATGAAGTAGCTCAAGGATATAAGATGGTAAAGGATTTAACTGCAACAGCAAAATTCAAGATTCAAGATCGTGAAAATGAGTACTTTCTTGGATGGACTACTACACCTTGGACTTTGCCAGCTAACGTGGCATTAGCAGTACATCCAGCAATGAAGTATGTTCGAGCCAAAATAGAGAATGAAGTATTTATAGTAGCAGAATCATTAGCAGATTCAGTTTTAAAGCAGGATTATGAAATCTTGTCTGTACATTTGGGATCAGATTTGAAAGGCTTATCTTATATGCCCCCATTTGATTTTGTTAATGTAGAAGTTGGACATAAAGTGGTAGAAGCGGATTATGTAACTGAGGATAGTGGTACAGGTATCGTTCATATTGCGCCGGCATACGGAGAAGATGATTATAAGTTGGTTCAAGATCATCATTTTTCTTTTGTAAACGTTGTGAATGAAAAAGGTCAATATACGAATGAAGTTCCAATTTTTGAAGGACGTTTTATAAAAGACTGTGATGTAGATATTGTTCGTTACCTTGCTGAAAAAGGTTTATTATTCAGTAAAGAAAAATATGAACATAACTACCCACATTGTTGGCGTTGTGATTCACCTCTCTTGTATTACGCAAACGAAAGCTGGTTTATTAAAACAACAGCATTAAAAGAACAATTCATTCAAAATAATGAGAAGGTGACTTGGCATCCTGAGCATATTAAATATGGTAGGTTCGGAAAATTTCTAGAGCAAATGGTAGATTGGAACATCAGTCGTAAAAGATATTGGGGAACACCTTTAAATGTTTGGCAATGTGACCAATGTAATCACCAATATGCTCCTAAAAGCATAGAAGAACTAAAAAATCTTTCTATAACACCACTGAATGAAGCGGTTGATTTGCATAAACCTTATGTTGATCAAGTAAAGCTTCGTTGTACTCATTGTGGTGAAACTATGACTAGAACAGATGAAGTTATAGATGTTTGGTTCGATAGTGGTTCTATGCCGTTTGCACAAACTCATTATCCATTTGAAAACAAATCACGATTCAAAAAACAATACCCTGCTGATGTAGTTATTGAGGGAATTGATCAAACACGCGGATGGTTTTATAGCCTGCTTGCTGTATCAACCTTATTTACAGGGGAAGCTCCTTATAAAAGAGTATTATCTCTTGGTCATATATTGGATGAAAATGGACAAAAAATGTCTAAAAGTAAAGGGAATGCACTGGACCCAGTAGATTTAATACAAAAGTACGGTGCTGATTCCTTAAGATGGGCATTGCTTGTGGATAGTGCTCCATGGAATCCGAAACGCTTTTCTGAAAGAGTCGTACAAGAAGCCAAATCCAAGTTAGTGGATACTTTAGGAAATGTGTATAGTTTTTATGATCTTTATGCTAAGTTAGATGGATTTGATTCTAATAAAGAATATACCGTGAAAAAAAATAAATTAGATGATTGGATTCTATCTCGTTTGCATAGCACAATTAAAACAGCTGGCGAAAATCTAGAGCATTATCACTTTACAAATGCGGCGAGAGAAATAGCAAAATTATTAGATGAAGTGAGTAATTGGTACGTAAGAAGATCTAGAGACCGCTTTTGGTCAAATGGAATGACAGCCAAAAAAGTTGCTGCTTATCAAACGCTATATGAAGTTTTAACTAAAACAAGTCAATTGTTGGCACCATTAACTCCTTTTATAGCAGAAGACGTCTACTCCAATCTAACTGGAAAAAGTGTACACCTTTCAGAATATCCAAACTATGATGAAAAAGTGATCAACAAACAGTTAGAAAAAGAAATGGAAGCCGTCTTGCAAGTAGTTGAATTAGGGAGAAGTATTCGAAATACATTGTCTTTAAAAGTAAAACAGCCTTTAGCAAGTCTTTCAATTTTAAGCAACAATAGAGACATGAATTGGCAGTCGTATCAGGACATCATCATGGATGAATTAAATGTAAAATCTTTTCAAGAGATTGACGATGAAGAAAAGTTTGCTTCTATACATCTAAAATTAGATTTTAAGAAATCGGCTGTTAAGTTCGGTAAGTTATCAAATGTCGTCAATAAATGGCTGCAGCAACTGAATCAAGAAGAATCCAACTTATTGATAGAATCAGGATTCTTAGACATGGATACATCTTTAGAGAAAGTAAAAGTGTCTCTAGAAGACGTGATAATTGAAAAAGTAGCCAAAGAAGGGTATTCTTCTGCTTCAAATGGAGAGTACACAGTTACATTAGATGTAGCTTTAACTGAAGATTTATTACAAGAAGGTATGGCAAGAGAATTGATTCGCTCCATACAAGATTACCGGAAAAAATTAAACTTACCTATAAACATGCATATTGATATTGAAGTCTGTGCAGACGAAGAGCTGCAAGAAGTTGTTGGAAAGTATAGATCTATGT
The window above is part of the Chengkuizengella sediminis genome. Proteins encoded here:
- a CDS encoding MerR family transcriptional regulator, which encodes MYTISEVAKLLGVSTHTLRYYEKENIIIPNRNENKERVYTESHLNWLKFVMKLKETQMPIAQIRAYARLFKEGEQTTQARLELLENHQVSIQNQIKNLLTTEKMLEDKIMAYKDFINQQDMTHNQ
- a CDS encoding nitroreductase family protein, producing MAQNNEEYLNKVQENKKNAGEPIELTDQNFFTIAKERSSVRFYDSEFKIDESEIREILETAILAPSSSNLQPWRFLVIHNQELQEKLLPIAANQQQVVDSSAVIAVLGDLEAYKNAEEIYGNLVKIGAIPEETKDFYVNQINSHYGNLSHENAMRVTMIDGGLVSMQLMLAAKAKGYDTVPMGGFDKDQFIEAFNIPENLSPVMLIALGKAEKAGFGKNRLPLDEVTTWNTFK
- a CDS encoding DUF1499 domain-containing protein, encoding MTKKLLVIVLITTLVLYAALILYNQFTEPSMSKVKNGKLAECPESPNCVSTQTDDHTKKMEPIPYITTNEEAMEKMIQVINEMFGTKIIIQDSNYLHVTFTTKIFRFVDDVEFYLDDQRKLIHFRSASRTGYSDMGVNQERMVEITERFLK
- a CDS encoding putative quinol monooxygenase, whose product is MIMIHAVLHVNSKKEQDFKEEIQSLIKDSRAESGNISYQLMKDTEKENVYMMVEEWKDAEAIQSHNTSKHFTAFVGKASEYLTAPLDVKVYDARLMEK
- a CDS encoding aminoglycoside adenylyltransferase domain-containing protein, producing the protein MGPDIRTVNLNTETDQLISFVIKNMNHYWTPRIQRIENSIEELIKLSTKEIDCEIEWSVLGLLRQYYTLKEQDIISKLGAGEYAMQYFSGKWLNMIKEAVNIRTGQKEIFFHSEEERIKTAIDFSKYIISYCNNNFNQAKIGERL
- a CDS encoding aldehyde dehydrogenase codes for the protein MSEMSQLVKKQKQFYFSGETKDINFRLNALNKFKNAIIENESKINAALKEDLNKSVTDTYLSEIGFVLQEISDITKGLHSWVKPKRVKTPISHFGSSSYRLPEPYGVTLTIAPWNYPFQLAVAPILGAIAAGNTVILKPSELTPAVSHLLKELISSTFDENYIAVVEGGVETSTQLLKEPFDYIFFTGSVPVGKIVMEAASKNLTPITLELGGKSPVIVDETANLKLAAKRIVWGKFFNAGQTCVAPDYMLVHHSIKDELMIKMKETIKEFYTEQPLSNENYTHIVNVRHFNRLASYLTDGKIVQGGKVNNDLHVIEPTIIDEITWDDPIMQDEIFGPILPVMEYNNVDEIINMINNRPKPLALYVFSESKQIQDQIINNVSYGGGCINDTMYHIATPHLPFGGVGHSGVGAYHGKHSFETFSHIKSILKQTTLFDLPFRYPTMKNGLKYAKKIFK
- the ileS gene encoding isoleucine--tRNA ligase, translating into MKQENVKETVQQREERVRKQWSEENTFKKSIDNREGKPSFVFYEGPPTANGLPHVGHALGRTIKDVVARYKTMTGHQVMRKAGWDTHGLPVELGVEKELGISGKNEIENYGVEAFIEKCKESVFKYEKHWRDFTEQLGYWVDMDNPYVTLENEYIESVWNILGTVHEKGLLNKGHRVSPYCPSCQTSLSSHEVAQGYKMVKDLTATAKFKIQDRENEYFLGWTTTPWTLPANVALAVHPAMKYVRAKIENEVFIVAESLADSVLKQDYEILSVHLGSDLKGLSYMPPFDFVNVEVGHKVVEADYVTEDSGTGIVHIAPAYGEDDYKLVQDHHFSFVNVVNEKGQYTNEVPIFEGRFIKDCDVDIVRYLAEKGLLFSKEKYEHNYPHCWRCDSPLLYYANESWFIKTTALKEQFIQNNEKVTWHPEHIKYGRFGKFLEQMVDWNISRKRYWGTPLNVWQCDQCNHQYAPKSIEELKNLSITPLNEAVDLHKPYVDQVKLRCTHCGETMTRTDEVIDVWFDSGSMPFAQTHYPFENKSRFKKQYPADVVIEGIDQTRGWFYSLLAVSTLFTGEAPYKRVLSLGHILDENGQKMSKSKGNALDPVDLIQKYGADSLRWALLVDSAPWNPKRFSERVVQEAKSKLVDTLGNVYSFYDLYAKLDGFDSNKEYTVKKNKLDDWILSRLHSTIKTAGENLEHYHFTNAAREIAKLLDEVSNWYVRRSRDRFWSNGMTAKKVAAYQTLYEVLTKTSQLLAPLTPFIAEDVYSNLTGKSVHLSEYPNYDEKVINKQLEKEMEAVLQVVELGRSIRNTLSLKVKQPLASLSILSNNRDMNWQSYQDIIMDELNVKSFQEIDDEEKFASIHLKLDFKKSAVKFGKLSNVVNKWLQQLNQEESNLLIESGFLDMDTSLEKVKVSLEDVIIEKVAKEGYSSASNGEYTVTLDVALTEDLLQEGMARELIRSIQDYRKKLNLPINMHIDIEVCADEELQEVVGKYRSMLQENLLMRDLLIKDHISAGKEINIGNNKASIQLIPIN
- a CDS encoding fructose-bisphosphate aldolase, which codes for MKLKQILISLLYVITMLVLTVSCNYIEEPDISIEVQVSELSEEEFEHVGTYGLDNPSINDFRKFTFNLEMNHSYEITRKIEFPSFWTDIWKKSIDSIDDKDRYWFGKGHSQVNESEQFTKYYREFVFYSNGLSEEEIKAAFNSINFTISWETKEGFMMRNDYIAGDLIEFVGLLL